The window GGAGCTGATGTGTTGCCGTGATAAAaacatcactgagagagagagagagagagagagagagagagagagagagagagagagagagagagagagagagacaagagtgttgccattattattattttcttttcaatttttttttttttaagttttcgtaaTCCTTGCTCCAAGGTAAGGTGAGAGATGATATTTGAGTGTAATGCTTGacgctccgagagagagagagagagagagagagagagagagctagagagagaaagagatatatatatatatatatatatatatatatatatatatatatatatatatatatatatatatatatatatatatatatatatatatatatatatatataatctggattTTTCCTTCCCAAATCCACTTTTGCTAAATCCATTTTACGAATAAATTAATCCGTAATCCGCTTTCGTAAATCCTCTGATAATTCACTCGGGAACCGGCGATTTACGTTTTAGTCTgaggcttaaaataaaaaaaaaaattgaaagcaacgctaggcaaaatattttttttagtacgattttttttaacgctgaaggatttttttttttttacgctgaaggattttttttgttatagatcgAAAATTAGCCGAGTGAGTGTGAGGGCACTGTAGCGTAATTCGTGACGCCAGAAAACTGGACATTTCAATTGTAAATGAGCTGTGAATAACAGAATCATTAAGTGATtcgacaaaataaaatttctctctcaatttgtGAAAGCCActcattaaaataatttgtttaaacgTTATTATTTGTAGGtaccaaataataattttttcttcatctgaaaaataaataactaaatttatgTCTTATACATTTTACTTAACATTTCACTGCTGACGTTTCATGATAAGCATTTAGATACAGTCTGGTGATAtagccattattttcaatttaaagatTGTGCCCTAAAGCATCTccttggatgataataataataataataataataataataataataataataataataataataataataatgataataatattggtaaCATTCACTGTTCCCTTcgggcataataataataataataataataataataataataataataataataataataataatatcagtcttCAGATGaagaaacaattccacagttatgtatatgtgcagtttttatctttaactgtatgtacatatatataactgtggatttgtttcccaataataataataataataataataataataataataataataataatacacgtacATACTTCCCATATGAATGTTTAACAGAGAGAAacatttacttgaaaacaaaagcttaataataataataataataataataataataataataataataataataatacacgtacATACTTCACAAATGAATGTTTAACAGAGAGATcatttacttaaaaacaaaagtttaataataataataataataataataataataataataataataataataataataataaaattacaccaaatatcaagaaatgaaacatgaaatattaaattttaaaaatgcaataaataataataacattcactaTTCCCCCTCTGGCAACATCTGGCATCCCGGCCCATTATAAACTTCCCGAGatctatgtgtgtgcgtgttactCGAACCCAATTTCCCTCCACAaacttcttttccaacaaaacTTCCGTTGTTTTAacgaaaacttccacaacaaacGAGCatggggtgggtgggaggggatATATCGTATCGCCTCTGGaagttgttttactttttcactttttttttttttttttttttttaataaactgtgtTGTTCTTGTGTATGATTTCAAAGGCGCGATCTGTCTGCTTATAGTACCGAAATTCAACTGTGAGTGCATATGTTTAAGAACTttctttaatgtgtgtgtgtgtgtgtgtgtgtgtgtgtgtgtgtgtgtgtattctagaTTTATTTGAAGGTACCAAGTCCTATTCAATTATcatttatatgatgaaaaattatatatataaatacacacacacatatatatatatatgcatatataaacatatatatatgcatatatatacataaacatatgtatgtatacatatgcatatacacataatcTTAACATTCAGCAAAATACCAGAGTCTGAATTCATAGCAACAAGGTCATCATCGAAACTGACCCTCTCTGACCCCTCCTCCAGCAATAATCTGGAACGCCCTTCAACCGGGAGTCAATCccgccccttcccttccccttcccttcccccccaaaaaaaaaaaggtcagcaaACACACGAAGGACTTTTACAGTGAAGGCAAAAGGTACTGGAGAGTCCTCTGAAGACTCCTGAGACCTGAGGACTCGATTTCTCAAATGGAGTCTCATTTTCGGTGCTGTTTGAGATGATGGGTGACTGGAATGCCAGATGTTTCCTTCAGGCTTTTGGTAAATGTTGAATATTGTTCGTACGGTTCTCTCTcaatgattgattgactgacgtcaatctggaacagcctccctgtgGGGATGTTGCGCAAATGGaactcaaaaaagaaagaaaattgctaattaaaaaaaagctaataaaaaagaaataaaaaagctaaCTACAAACGGAAAGAAGCtgacaaaacagagagaaaaagctaacaaaagaaaaaagctaactaaaaaagaaaagggaaaaaaatctaatccaaaaaagaaggaaaaaagctAACTAAAAACGGACAAAAGctaacaaaaaggaagaaaaagctagcaaaaagaaagaaaagctaacaaagatgaaacaaaaaatgccaactaaaaaagaaaaaatcttacaaaaaaggaagaaaaaagctAATCCAAAAAAAAGGTCAActcaaaaacatagaaaaaaggtagttccaaaaagaaataaaaagctaaaaaagaaagaaaaacagctaactcaaaaagaaagaaaagaaaaaaaagctagcTCAAATCGGAAAAGGACTCCCCCCCCCATTTCAACTTCTAGAAACCGGTACTGCGGAGTCGCCAATGGCCCCATAAAATAGGTACCAGGAAgctataaaattcattatattgcTCGCAAAGATAAGGACCCAGATCCCGAATGACCCGTGATACAACCTAAACTGACATTAGCCTTATCTCCTGATACCCTGACCTTTGGGGCTTGACTTTTTTTTGCGGGGGTGGAGGAGAATGGAATGGGAACCGGGGTGGCTGTTGACGATTGGGCAGACAGAGGAAGGCCGAAATCTGCCCGGAGCAAGCCGGGTGTCACTGCAAATTACCTCGGCTGCAAACTGTTCTCACTGCAGATTGGATCTACTGCAATTATTTTTACCGCAAATTAGTTCTGTTGCAAACTGTTTTCAGTAGGTaagtgtgtgcgcgtgtacatatatgtatatatgtatgtgtgtatgcatatatatatatatatatatatatatatatatatatatatatatatatatatatatatatatatatatatatatatcaagatgtTTTGGCCTTAAATCTTGTTAGTACTCAAACATATAATCTTACTCTTTTTTTCTGCATATTTGCCTTAACTCCCCTGAAAGGAGAATACCCTATAACCTTACTCACTTCACGCACATATAAATttgtacataaacaaataattatattgtgggggagagggggaatgttcaaaaaaatggcaacaaaaaTAACTAACTGGGCGCAGGTGGCGTCAAACGCGCATGTGCGAAACCTCGTCCGATTCCGCGCCTgagaaaatctcttttatttttccaagaaccTGGTATTATTTAAGTTATctggtcaaaatattttcttgccaTCTTTAGCTCGAGAGAAGTCGTGATTTTTACGCGCGGACGAACACAATCAAGCCAGGAGACCTCTTTAGGTACAGGCAGAAGTGAAAACAAGGATtatttgacaaatttttttttttttttgggggatagTTCGAACTTTTAAAAGACCATCCTCGAAAAGATAACATTTTGAGACTGTCCGCTTTAACGGTGTTTGggaaaataaagtatttactTTTTCAAGGTTTCTAAATATAATCATGAGATCAGAGTTTCTTATTTCGTTGTGTTTAATGGATGAAacatattaccattattattcagatgaaccctatttttattgaaaaagcccgcaggggccactgacttgaaattcaagcttccgaagactatggcgttcattagaaagaattaacagaaggtagtggcaaatacagaaagaagaaatcactaattaaaagcaaatgaataacaaataaataaataaatatatacggtaAAAGGATTGAAGACGACATTCtgttcaaaattattaatatgaacAGAGGACCCATATCAATCCGTCTACCAGTATGTCTGTATTCCTCTACacttgtcttgtttttctcttaaatGTACGTTTACTTAATGAGACTTGATTGAAAGAAGTCGacgtcgtttaaaaaaaaaaagagattttaatattttaatccattttcatttaGAGATACACTTGCTTCGTGTCATGCCGTCAGTGATTTCGTTTCGGAAATCATCGTCTTTTCATCCATACCAACCACccccaccgctctctctctctctctctctctctctctctctctctctctcgtttagtttTCTCATTTAAAAGGGTTCTGTCATGGCAAAGCATTTGGGCTttggtctctctcctctctctcgtttagCTTTCTCATTTCAAAGGGTTCTCTTATATTCTGTTATAGCAAAGTACTTAggctttggtctctctctctctctctctctcgtttaattttCTCACTTAAAAGGTTCTCTTACAGCAAAGTACTTGggctttggtctctctctctctctctctctctgtgtctggcTCTTGCAGAGTCCTAGGTAATAGCATTTAACCTCAATTGACCAAACAGGAAACCGATTACGTAAATTCAATGAGCAGTATGAGATTACAAGGGCCAGAGAAACTTGGtggaattattcaagatttaatgGACATAAGactgagaattatatatatatatatatatatatatatatatatatatatatatatatatatatatatatatatatatatatatatatatatatatatatataacgacatcCGATTCTCCAGGTAAAACATTATATTCAGCTGGCCTCTGCTCTTCACAACAGACTCCTACGGTGCGTTGCAAGTTTCTATACGATGACCTTCGGGACGGGGGATAAGTTGGTCACCACTCCAAGAACGGACCAGAGGCAACGATGCTTAACGCCCCGTGGCCACTCACGCAGTGAATGTTATTCGTTTGGTCACCTAAACGACAAATGACCGTAAACAACGAAACTTAATTTCACTGGTGAGGGAAGAGTTATgtagaatttatctctctctctctctctctctctctctctctctctctctctctctctctctctctctctccgcgtgggaaaatgttttattatcgGACTTCTTACGTAATGTGGCGAAGAAAAAATGACATTCTCGACACACAACCAATgtaatagcagagagagagagagagagagagagagagagagagagagagagagagagagagagagagagagagagagatcaaatggtactaggtatatatatacatatatacacacgtatgtatatatgtgtgtatatatatatacaggtatatatatatatatatatatatatatatatatatatatatataatatatatatatatacattatctatgtgtgtgtatatatactcgtgtgtgtgtgtgtgtgtgtgtactcgcgCACGTTCTCATGCATAACCAACGTACTGCTCTAAGAGGATTATCAGCTCTAGAAGCAGATGACGACTCCCAACATATCTTCATTGTAACGGgtacatttaaaatcatttagtTACGGCAACagattcgtttgtttgtttgttttctttaaagaatatttattttcccatttccttaaTCTGTAATCTTGTGGTTTCGAATGACAATTTCAatcgattaaaaataaaaaaacagtttctgGTGGTTTACTTTTGTGAGGGTAAAGAATTTTTACCCAATGATctgacgaaataataataataataataataataataatataataataataataataataataaacttcgtGTGAGTGTGAAGAATTATTATCCAGtgatctgaaataataataataataataataataaacttcatgtAAGTGTAAAGAATTTTACCCAGtgatctgaaataataataataataaaaataataataataacaataacacttcACCTTTATCTCTCCTACAAACTTCTCAGCggcatattcttcattttcgttATCAACTCTTCGATAAAAAGGAGATAAGGAATGTTTCGCAAAAAAGAGAAGACCGACTTGAGACTACTGGGACTTGAAGACAACGGCTTATAAATACAGAGGAACTTGGGACCAGCTGACGAGGAGGAATCCTGCTCACCAAAGATGGAAGAAGCTCTGATGATCTCGTCTATATTAACACTGGTTTTGTGTGAGTTTTCTCTTTTATAAGCTAGCCAGAAAATGTCTACAATTACGCATAATGCTTGTTAGGTTTTATACATAGTTATACATGACATGTTTTATGTTAGTGTCACTAAAAGCCTGTCTATACTGACACTGGTCTTGTGtgagttttctcttacagaaatgATTCTAAAATGTCTCTATTTATACGTAATGCTTGTTAGGTTCCAATATAGTTATGCATGACCTGTTTTCTTTTAACTGTCACTAAAAGCCTGTCTATACGGACACTAGTTTTGTGTGAGTTTTCTATTCATCAGTCGTTCgaaaatttctatatttattagtACGTAGTATGCTATATGCAGCCATGGATTCTATGTAGAATACCTGCTATGTCATAATCAGTTCCATAGAAGGAATTCTATGCACAtttagaaattaaaaactgcatagaTTAGCAATTATGTTCCCGATAACATTgtaaaacatgaattttattctACCTAAAATTATGTTTACTGAAAGGCATCCATCCCACTGACCTCAACATTTCCCAGCATCTAATAAAAACCCAACGTTCTCGCAGCCGCACCTCACATCCAAATAAACGGCCACGAAAAGAACACGATGGTGATCGGTGGGACCACAGCAGCCAGAGGAGAGTTCCCGTACCTGCTCAGTTTGCAGGTGAAAAACGGGGAACTGGGAACCCACATATGCGGAGCGGCCGTTTACAGCAATATGTGGGCAATAACGGCTGCCCACTGCGTCGGTAACGCCTTCGTCGACAAGGAATCATTACAGGTCAGTTATTTCCTAGTTAAAAAGAATAGATTGATGCCTATTCTTTACTTAGTTTATGCTGTTCTTGACCTGCTTTGTACAAGGACTCGTTACAGGTCAGTTGATGTATTTTCTGTTctctatttttactgtttttgaccTGTTTTGTACAAGGACTCGTTACAGGTCAGTTGATGTATTTTCTGTTCTCTATTTTTACTGTTTCTGACGTGCTTTGTACAAGGACTCGTTACAGGTCAGTTGATGTATTTTCTGTTCTCTATTTTTACTGTTTCTGACGTGCTTTGTACAAGGACTCGTTACAGGTCAGTTCTGTGTAAAGAAAAGAATGGATTGATGTATATTCTTCACTTAACTCATGCTGTTCTTGACCTGCTTTGTACAAGGAATCATGACAGGTCAGTTATTTACATCACTTAACTTATGCTGTTCTTGACCTGCTTTGTACAAGGAATCATGACAGGTCAGTTATTTTACAGATAACAAGAATAGATTGATGTAAATTCTTTGCTTAAAATTCATGCTGTTCTTGACCTGCTTTGTGCAAGGAATCATTAAAGGTCAGTTttgtataaagaataaaacagattAATGATATTTTACTTAGTTCACACTGTTCTTGACCTCCTCTGTACAAGGAATCATTACACGTCAGTTctgtataaagaaaagaatagattGATGCAGTGCCTTTACTTAACTCATGCTGTTCTTGACCTGCTTTGTACAAGGACTAACAACAGGTTGGACCTGTCACAGAGAAAAGGATAGTCTGATCTTTCTCCTGCACTTGATTCAATTTCCCTTCATATTTATAATGGCTGACTAATTTCTCCTTGTTGTTAAGAACGTCGTGATGCGCACCTTACGTCTAAGCAATATTTTGGGCCTAAGCGTAAAAGGTTACGCTTCTTGGTAGGAATTAGTTCCAAAAGCCAGGCAAGTTTGGGTAATAGAAGTTTAGAGGTTCAGGGATCCTGTGTCTTTCtcaatgtatgcatgtatgaatgtataagcacacatatacaaattaaaattaccCCAGTGAACAAAAGTCCCCATTTATCAATGGGGATTTCAATAcccttttaatattaatattcatataacgTCAGTGAATAAAAGCTCTGAGCCGTTTGCCATTGTGGATTCTCATACCCGTTTACTGGGTATTGTTGTGGATTCTCACACCCGTTAATGGGTACTGTTGTGGATTCTCATACCCGTTTATTGGGTATTGTTGTGGATTCTCATACCAGTTTATTGGGTATTGTTGTGGATTCTCATACCCGTTTATTGGGTATTGTTGTGGATTCTCATACCCGTTTATTGGGTATTGTTGCGGATTCTCATACTCGTTTATTGGGTATTGTTGATTCTCATACCCGTTTATTGGGTATTGTTGTGGATTCTCATACCCGTTTATTGGGTATTGTTGTGGATTCTCATACCCGTTTATTGGGTATTGTTGCGGATTCTCATACCAGTTTATTGGTATTGTTGTGGATTCTCATACCGTTTATTGGGTATTGTTGATTCTCATACCCGTTTATTGGGTAATTCCTCGTTTATTGGGTATTGTTGATTCTCATACCCGTTTATTGGGTACTGCCAATATTtatccttccatttttcttttttctttctttccttcagatAGTCGCTGGAGAATACTCGCTCAAATCCCCAGACGGATCCGAGCAGAGAATAGGCGTCGCAGAAATCGTGGTCCACGAAGAGTTCGACCCCCTGACCCTGGCCAACGACATCGCGCTCTTGAAACTGAAGAGCTGGCTTTATTACGACCGAAACGTCCAGCCGGTCGACTTAGCCTTCTGGGGCTACGCCCCCCAGGGCAAATGCGTCCTCTCCGGCTGGGGAGCGACCCGGGAGGAAGGCGCGACGTCAGACGTCCCGAGTTACGTGAGGCTTCCCGTCGTCTCGGACTCGTCCTGCGAAGGATACTACGAAGGATCTGGACTGAGCGTCGGTTCGTCCACCCTCTGCGCGGGGTATGAAGGCGGCGGGGCAGACGCCTGCAGTCGGGACGACGGGGGGCCCTTGGTGTGCGCGACTGGGGGGCACAAGTACCTGGTGGGCATCGCTTCTTTTGGCATAGGTTGCGGGAGGCCTCGGCAGCCTGGGGTTTACACGGAGGTGTCTTACTTTGCCCAGTGGATCGCGAAAGTGACTGGGAATTGGAATTGAGCGGAATGGGGACTTTGTTGTGATAACCTGTTGTGGACTTGTCGTgaacaatagaaaaataaactaatggtATCTTAGTGTCTGCGGGGCTAACGTACTAAGACAGTTGCATGGCGATGCCTGCAAACTGCTTGTGAAAACTGTACTAAAGGTTTAC of the Macrobrachium rosenbergii isolate ZJJX-2024 chromosome 49, ASM4041242v1, whole genome shotgun sequence genome contains:
- the LOC136832449 gene encoding trypsin-1-like, with the protein product MEEALMISSILTLVLSAPHIQINGHEKNTMVIGGTTAARGEFPYLLSLQVKNGELGTHICGAAVYSNMWAITAAHCVGNAFVDKESLQIVAGEYSLKSPDGSEQRIGVAEIVVHEEFDPLTLANDIALLKLKSWLYYDRNVQPVDLAFWGYAPQGKCVLSGWGATREEGATSDVPSYVRLPVVSDSSCEGYYEGSGLSVGSSTLCAGYEGGGADACSRDDGGPLVCATGGHKYLVGIASFGIGCGRPRQPGVYTEVSYFAQWIAKVTGNWN